A stretch of DNA from Saccharomyces eubayanus strain FM1318 chromosome IX, whole genome shotgun sequence:
CCCTTGCCAATAGCAGACCTGTTAGCAGCTACTATAACTACATCGTCTGGTCTCTTTTCCAACAAcgagtttttcttttttgttccaCTTTTCCCCATGGCGCTCTCCACCAAATGATCCTTAATACTTTGTAATCTTTGCGACATTGCTTTCCGTTATCTTGTGTGTACTATTTACTTATACAGCCAGTTAcagaatattttccaaacgGCCTAGGATAGTATGCTTGCCCATTTATAcctcttccttttgttAAAACTCCAATAAATTTTAACCtcagagaagaagaaagggaaaaaaCACTGCGGTGTTAATGTTATTATCCCCGTACGCTGTTGGTAGCGCCGCGAGCGGCGCTAACGTTTGGTTACCCTCTCACCGGAGACGCgtcaacttttctttttttcgctttTTGTGGCTCAAGTTTAAAGCTGTCTCTTCTTAATTTCTCGAAGGTGATGTAATGATGGTATTGGCGACACAAAAGCACAAACAGCTAGTACCCAACCGTCACCAATGCACTGTTCCCCGAGCAAGAAGACGTACCGCTACCCCCGAAGGTCACTGTCACTGCACGCGCAAGATAGGCCTAGTGAAGCCCGtgaattggaagatttgaatttgactGATGGACTGGTTTCCGCTGGTTTGCAGTTGGTGGGAGTGGCACTACAGAAGCGAGACACAGGATCACACATCTATatgaaacaaaagaacTTCTCTACTAACGATGTCGCGTCTTCATCAGTGGCTTCCGTAGATATGACGCCATCGGATATGGATTTCAATCCAAAATGCATGCCCCAAGACACAGTTCTCGTGGAAAGAATGTTTGATgaacttttgaaagatgGGACATTTTTTTGGGGTGCTGCGTACAAGAATCTACAGGGCATCTCACTGCGAAGGAAATGGCAGCTTATTTGCAAGATTCGTACTTCCGACCACTGCATGAGAAGTAATGTGGCTGCTGGTACCGCTGCGAAACATTCCGCTCAATTGCCCACCAATGAGCTCGCGGAAATCTCGCATTTCTTGGATGGTTTGGTAAGAAACCTTTCCGGAGAGGGCATGAACTTGTCCAAGACCCTTTACAAATTAGAGAAGTTCCTGCGCAAGAAAAACTTCTTGGAGCTTTTTCTGAAGGATGAAATCTATTTAACGATTTTGCTTGAGAAGACTTTGTCACTCATATCCAAGGAATTGCAGTTCGTTTATCTGAGAtgttttaaaatattaatGAATAACCCATTAGCAAGGATAAGAGCACTGCACTCTGAGTCTTTAATTCAATGGTTTGTAGAGCTTTTAAACGACCGGGATTCTGACTTAAAATGCCAATTACTTTCCATGGAGTTACTCTTATTGTTAACCTACGTGGAAGGTTCCACGGGCTGTAATATAATATGGAATCAGCTTTCAATATCTTTCACCAATTGGTGTGATTGGTTTAGCAAAATCCTCACCGATGACGTTGCTGCTCATACGTCCTTGTATTTAAACTGGAATCAGTTGAAAACGGACTACTCAATGACTTTCCTACTACTGATAAACTCCATTCTGCAAGGTTTTAGTAACAAAATCGCACTGGATATcctgaattttttgaaaaagagtGGCATTCATAACACTATATCGATTCTAGAATCAGTCTATAGGGATAGCCCTGATAATGCCGTCATCATGGAACAAATACACTTGTTTAGAACCAAAGAATCAAGTATTTTTGATCCGATGGCCCCACCTACCGAAAATTTGGCCTCTTTTCATCCAGTGAAAAATGCgattgaaaaaggaattcAACCTGTTTGTCTCGAAAAATGCCTATTATTGAAGGCACAAGATAGCCCCGTGGAAACACCGATAAATGAAATTGTTAATGCTCTGTGGAAAATTCTGGACTCTCAGAGACCTTACTCGGAATCCATAAAACTTCTGAGGTTGATAAATTCTCTATTATTTTATCTTATTGACTCTTTTCAAGTTCCATTAAATGCTTCTTTTGACGAAACCTTGGATCAACCGCAAAATACGCAAAATGTAGATTCGGTTTTCCAGGATTCTATTGATAAATTGCTGGACTCATTACAATCGGATGACATTGCTAGAAGAGCGGTCATTGAAATTGATAATTTAAATGGGAAGATCTCTACCTTGAATGAAAGAATAAGCCTTGTTGAAAACCATAGTAAAGACCAACTATTGACAAAACTAGATGAAAGTGAAATTCTAGTatctttgaaaacgaaggaaaacgaaaatttgaaacttcagttgaaagaaattaagAAGAAGTTGGATCAAATTGCCACACACCAAAGACTATATGACCAACCCCCCTCATTAGCAAGCAGCAATTTAAGTGTTACTGGTTCTACAACACAAAACAATAGCAATAGtaatttgatttttcaaaatttagCTGTCaaacaacatcaacagcAAAAGATTTCTTTACCTAAACACTCGACGAGCATActaaaaagtaaaagaatTACGTCCCTTTCATCATATCTTGCTGATTCGAATGACGAAAATGAGGACCAAACTGGAATAGAAGATAGATCGAAAGATTTGTTTCAGGCATCTGCCTCTGCCGTTAATTTTAACATTCCTTCTGTGAAAAATATTACAAATTTGCAAAATGTTTCATTGAATTCAATACTCTCAGAACTCGAATTCTCAAACGATCTGAATATTCAACCAAATTATCAATCTTCTCCGGTATTGTCTTCGATATCTTCATCGCCCAAACTATTTTCCCAACTTTCTGCGAAAAGTCTTAACAACAATATTCCACTGTTATCTGAAGTTGATAATAAATCTTCGGTTCCTCCTCCCCCTCCCCCTCCCCCTCCTCCTCCACTCCCATTCTCTCTCTTACCTGATTCGGAAGCTACTCTCAAACCAGAGATCTCTGCGCCTGCTCCACCACCTCTCCCGGATTTGTTTAAAGTTGATGATCCCTGCTCTATTCCACCTCCTCCACCTCCTCCACCTCCTCCACCCTTGCCTGAGTCATTGTCGATGTCTAATGAGACTTCAGATAATGGCGTCGTGACTCCGGCAGCTCCACCTTTACCCAATGGTCTACTTTCACTGTCTTCAACGTCAATCAACTCAACGACTGTAAATTTAGTATCAAGTTCGTCTAAAAATCGCTTGAAGCAAATTCATTGGGACAAAgtggaagaaatcaaagacaCCCTTTGGGAAGATACAGTTCAACGTCAAGAAACACTTAAAGAGTTGCAAACTGGTGGtatattttctcaaattgaagatattttcaagatgAAAGATCCCGCTAAAATTgcaagtaaaaaaaatggtggCTCTTCAATTGCAATGTCTTCGAATAATGgtaaatcttcaaatgaattaaaaaagGTTTCGTTTTTATCAAGAGATTTAGCCCAACAATTTGGTATCAATTTACATATGTTTTCTCAGGTATCTGACATGGAATTTGTAAAGAAAGTTTTAAACTGTGACAACAACATTATCATGAATGTaaacattttgaaatttttctgtAAAGAGGAGCTCATAAGTATACCCCAAAGTCTGCTTAGTAAGTATGAGCCCTATTCTCAGGGTAAAGGAGGCAAATCAGTAAGTGATTTACAGAGGGCTGatagaatttttttggaattgTGTATTAATTTAAGATCATATTGGAACGCAAGATCAAAAAGTCTTTTAACACTATCGACCTATGAAAGAGATTATTatgatttgattttcaaGTTACAGAAAATTGATGATGGTATTCTGCAATTAAATCGTTCTTTTAAATTCAAGAGTTTAATGTTTATCATTACGGAAATTGGTAACCAcatgaataaaaaaatggtcAAGGGTatcaaattgaaatcatTAACCAAATTAGCCTTTGTTAGATCCAGTGCAGATCAAAATCTATCATTTTTAcatttcattgaaaaaatcataagAACAAAATACCCTGATATTTATGGTTTTGTAGATGATCTAAAGagaattgaagatttaGGTAAGGTTTCATTAGAGCATGTTGAAATGGAGTGCCGTGAATTTCAGAATAAGATTGAAAATGCGGTCACTCAGTTTCAGACAGGAAAACTTTCGAACGAGGAAAATTTGGATCCAAGAGATCAGATTATcaaaaaagtcaaattCAAGATCAACCGGGCTAAAACAAAAAGCGACTTATTGGTGGATCAATGTAAATTAACGTTAATTGATTTAAGCAAACTAATGAAGTATTACGGTGAAGATCCCAATGACAAAGAAAGTAAGAacgaattttttcaaccattcattgaatttttggccatgtttaaaaaatgtgccaaagaaaatattgaaaaggagGAAATGGAAAGGGTATAcgaacaaagaaaaaacctGCTAGAAATGAGAACAAATagcaacaagaaaagcaaCGAAAACGACGAAAACGAAGGCGGGGAAGTAAACACAGATGCTGTTGATTTATTGATCTCTAAATTGCGTGAAGTAAAGAAGGACTCGGAACCATTaagaaggagaaaaggTACCAAACTCAACGAAATCACTGTGAATGTAGATGAAGGGAATTCGAAAACGAGAAAGGGTGAAGACCACGTACTGTTTGAGAGAACGCATGCTATGTTGAATGACAttcaaaagatataaaGAAAGTTTAAACATTTATAAGAGTATAActttattattcaaaaatggaCAATAATCGCGCtatcttccaaaaaaaggaattgatttttctttcccgCTTATTGACAATTTTCCGAATTGGGAATTAAGATTTAGAATAAAAGAGATCTTATTGAAAATCTGAATAAGCATAGTAACCATTGAGCTTTGGTTAAATAAGAGAAAGGGAACTGCTTGAATAGCCGTCATTCTGACAGTCAAGTACCACGACAAAATGGGCGACATTTCTGCGGCAGTAGGTACGGCTGTTGGAATTCCAATTGGCGTGGGCGTAACAATAgctttgatattttggtGCATTTTGCAACATCGTTATAGGAAAGAAGCAGCTCGAGATGgagatttggaaaagattaTGGCAGCAGAAGTGGCTGTGTCCGTATATGAAAGCTTCAAATTAGAAATGAGCAGTTCAAGCGAGACATCTACgataaatgaaaagaaaagcgaAGAAGATCTCAAGCCCTGCCAGGCTAAACCTGCCAAAAATGGATATACACCGGCGTATAGGCGACAATTGAATGCAAATATGGGGAGCATGTGTAAAAAACCGCAGGGAGCCGCTTATGTCAATGTCCCTGTCATTTTCAGCGGTGAGAAGATGAATCATGGGATGGTCAGAGACTCATCGGATAGATTCATGTACCCGTTAACTTTGACGCGCAAGAACACTCCTAGTGGTCGAGCTACGCCCACAACAAACTCAATCTCAAACACGATCAATACCAATCTGCGCGAAGAGGACAATTTGGACGACCCATATGAGAACGAGTTTACAAATTATGTTGCGAATAAAAGAGAATTTATCGACAGTTTAAGGCCAAATTGAacaatatatatagagatgTACTTAGATACACTTTTGCATTTGTACAGATACCCCATACCATTtgtaataataaaagtaaagataaaaacaTAGGATATTTACAGATAGACAGCACCGCCAACTACTAAATAGGTCTCTTGGAGTTCTCGGCTAGAAGATCAATCTTCTTGCCACCGGCGGTGACGCTCCATTCGTGAATCAAAAACTCCTCGTCATGAGTATTCCTATCGGCGACCAGTCTAACGGTCCCA
This window harbors:
- the BNR1 gene encoding formin BNR1 — its product is MHCSPSKKTYRYPRRSLSLHAQDRPSEARELEDLNLTDGLVSAGLQLVGVALQKRDTGSHIYMKQKNFSTNDVASSSVASVDMTPSDMDFNPKCMPQDTVLVERMFDELLKDGTFFWGAAYKNLQGISLRRKWQLICKIRTSDHCMRSNVAAGTAAKHSAQLPTNELAEISHFLDGLVRNLSGEGMNLSKTLYKLEKFLRKKNFLELFLKDEIYLTILLEKTLSLISKELQFVYLRCFKILMNNPLARIRALHSESLIQWFVELLNDRDSDLKCQLLSMELLLLLTYVEGSTGCNIIWNQLSISFTNWCDWFSKILTDDVAAHTSLYLNWNQLKTDYSMTFLLLINSILQGFSNKIALDILNFLKKSGIHNTISILESVYRDSPDNAVIMEQIHLFRTKESSIFDPMAPPTENLASFHPVKNAIEKGIQPVCLEKCLLLKAQDSPVETPINEIVNALWKILDSQRPYSESIKLLRLINSLLFYLIDSFQVPLNASFDETLDQPQNTQNVDSVFQDSIDKLLDSLQSDDIARRAVIEIDNLNGKISTLNERISLVENHSKDQLLTKLDESEILVSLKTKENENLKLQLKEIKKKLDQIATHQRLYDQPPSLASSNLSVTGSTTQNNSNSNLIFQNLAVKQHQQQKISLPKHSTSILKSKRITSLSSYLADSNDENEDQTGIEDRSKDLFQASASAVNFNIPSVKNITNLQNVSLNSILSELEFSNDLNIQPNYQSSPVLSSISSSPKLFSQLSAKSLNNNIPLLSEVDNKSSVPPPPPPPPPPPLPFSLLPDSEATLKPEISAPAPPPLPDLFKVDDPCSIPPPPPPPPPPPLPESLSMSNETSDNGVVTPAAPPLPNGLLSLSSTSINSTTVNLVSSSSKNRLKQIHWDKVEEIKDTLWEDTVQRQETLKELQTGGIFSQIEDIFKMKDPAKIASKKNGGSSIAMSSNNGKSSNELKKVSFLSRDLAQQFGINLHMFSQVSDMEFVKKVLNCDNNIIMNVNILKFFCKEELISIPQSLLSKYEPYSQGKGGKSVSDLQRADRIFLELCINLRSYWNARSKSLLTLSTYERDYYDLIFKLQKIDDGILQLNRSFKFKSLMFIITEIGNHMNKKMVKGIKLKSLTKLAFVRSSADQNLSFLHFIEKIIRTKYPDIYGFVDDLKRIEDLGKVSLEHVEMECREFQNKIENAVTQFQTGKLSNEENLDPRDQIIKKVKFKINRAKTKSDLLVDQCKLTLIDLSKLMKYYGEDPNDKESKNEFFQPFIEFLAMFKKCAKENIEKEEMERVYEQRKNLLEMRTNSNKKSNENDENEGGEVNTDAVDLLISKLREVKKDSEPLRRRKGTKLNEITVNVDEGNSKTRKGEDHVLFERTHAMLNDIQKI
- the AIM20 gene encoding Aim20p, translated to MGDISAAVGTAVGIPIGVGVTIALIFWCILQHRYRKEAARDGDLEKIMAAEVAVSVYESFKLEMSSSSETSTINEKKSEEDLKPCQAKPAKNGYTPAYRRQLNANMGSMCKKPQGAAYVNVPVIFSGEKMNHGMVRDSSDRFMYPLTLTRKNTPSGRATPTTNSISNTINTNLREEDNLDDPYENEFTNYVANKREFIDSLRPN